A single genomic interval of Chloracidobacterium validum harbors:
- the rplI gene encoding 50S ribosomal protein L9 has translation MELLLKEDVEHLGVRGDIVKVRAGYGRNYLIPKGLALMATRANVKLIERERQRLVKLAEAELAAAQSLGEKLNATTLTFQRKAGENGTLYGSVTSMDIAEALAAQQLEIDRRRIVLKEAIKALGDYEVTVKLHRDVAATIKVSVVSDAPKPTTPDEHPPAGESVAS, from the coding sequence ATGGAACTACTACTGAAGGAAGATGTCGAGCACCTCGGCGTCCGGGGCGACATCGTGAAAGTCCGGGCTGGCTATGGGCGCAACTATTTGATTCCCAAGGGGCTGGCACTGATGGCCACCCGCGCCAACGTCAAGCTCATCGAGCGGGAGCGGCAACGGCTGGTCAAGCTGGCCGAGGCGGAGTTGGCTGCGGCCCAGTCGCTTGGTGAAAAGCTGAACGCCACGACGCTGACCTTCCAGCGCAAGGCCGGTGAAAACGGGACGCTCTATGGTTCGGTCACATCCATGGACATTGCCGAGGCGCTGGCGGCCCAGCAGCTTGAGATTGATCGCCGGCGGATCGTCCTGAAGGAAGCCATCAAAGCCCTTGGCGACTATGAAGTGACGGTCAAACTGCACCGTGATGTCGCCGCGACGATCAAGGTGAGTGTGGTGTCTGATGCGCCAAAGCCGACGACCCCGGATGAGCATCCACCAGCCGGTGAGTCGGTTGCGTCATAG
- a CDS encoding competence/damage-inducible protein A has translation MPHAEIIAIGSELLTPFRSDTNSLWLTAELNALGIAVRRKTVVGDDEPFLEETLRDALRNSPIVITTGGLGPTEDDITRKVVARVMQRPLVLQPDILDRIRHQFEIRGLPMSPNNERQALVPRDATPLSNDYGTAPGLILREGDRQLIVLPGPPREMRPMFTQQVRLHLEPLAGHVRLRTRTLRVAGMGESQVDSLIAPIYTRYTNPTTTILFNNTEVELHFTAKAPSDDEADTLLDELVGQVEDVLGANVFSHRGETLEQIVGLRLTVKGYTIATAESCTGGLVAKRLTDVPGSSQYFLEGVVAYSNAAKTRLLDVPAELISEHGAVSAEVAEAMAAGVKARAGTTIGVGITGIAGPDGGTDEKPVGLVYVGIAGDFVVTHRKFILPGDRDRIRHLASQVALDLVRRTFLL, from the coding sequence ATGCCCCACGCTGAAATCATCGCCATTGGCTCGGAACTCCTGACCCCGTTCCGGAGTGATACCAACTCGTTATGGCTGACCGCCGAACTCAATGCACTTGGCATTGCGGTTCGCCGCAAAACGGTTGTTGGCGACGACGAACCCTTCCTGGAGGAAACGCTTCGGGACGCGCTGCGTAACTCGCCAATCGTGATCACGACCGGCGGACTCGGGCCAACCGAGGACGACATCACCCGCAAGGTCGTCGCCCGCGTCATGCAACGCCCGTTGGTGCTGCAACCTGATATTCTCGACCGCATTCGACATCAGTTTGAAATCCGTGGCCTGCCCATGTCGCCGAACAACGAGCGCCAGGCCCTGGTGCCACGCGATGCGACGCCCTTGAGCAACGACTATGGGACGGCGCCGGGTCTCATCCTGCGGGAAGGCGACCGGCAGTTGATCGTCCTGCCCGGCCCGCCCCGTGAGATGCGGCCGATGTTTACACAGCAGGTCCGTCTTCACCTGGAGCCACTGGCCGGTCATGTCCGCTTGCGCACCCGTACGCTGCGGGTGGCCGGCATGGGCGAATCACAGGTGGATAGCCTGATTGCGCCGATTTACACCCGCTACACCAACCCGACGACGACCATTCTGTTCAACAACACCGAGGTCGAACTGCACTTCACAGCCAAAGCGCCCTCCGATGATGAAGCCGACACCCTGCTGGATGAGCTGGTCGGACAAGTTGAGGACGTGCTGGGTGCAAATGTGTTTTCCCACCGTGGGGAAACACTGGAGCAAATTGTTGGACTGCGGCTGACGGTCAAAGGCTACACCATCGCCACGGCCGAAAGCTGCACCGGCGGACTCGTCGCCAAACGCCTCACCGATGTGCCGGGCAGCTCGCAGTACTTTCTTGAAGGCGTGGTGGCGTACTCCAATGCCGCTAAAACCCGCCTTCTGGATGTTCCGGCAGAACTGATCAGCGAGCACGGCGCGGTGAGCGCCGAAGTCGCGGAAGCCATGGCCGCTGGTGTGAAAGCGCGCGCCGGCACGACCATTGGCGTTGGCATCACCGGTATTGCCGGTCCCGACGGCGGAACCGACGAAAAGCCGGTCGGACTGGTCTATGTCGGCATCGCCGGTGACTTCGTCGTCACGCACCGGAAGTTCATTCTACCGGGCGACCGCGACCGCATTCGTCACCTCGCTTCGCAGGTCGCACTCGATTTGGTCCGGCGCACCTTTCTGCTCTAG
- a CDS encoding 50S ribosomal protein L25 has translation MIAETVIEVQPRQKLGSNEARRNRRAGSIPVNVYGRKQPSFNGLVDRKAFAAFVRTGISRATVFNINLPEEGLVPVIIREVQTHPVRGSIEHLDFFRVALDEPVKTPVPLRLQGEPLGVRQGAVLQRGVRTLTIKCLTSRLPKEIVVDIADLKIGGRIYARDIPLPDGAQLLSPATQLVASLVGTRASAEATAAAASEAPKKGKK, from the coding sequence ATGATTGCTGAGACAGTTATTGAAGTGCAGCCGCGTCAGAAGCTTGGTTCAAATGAAGCGCGCCGCAATCGGCGGGCAGGTTCGATCCCGGTCAACGTGTATGGTCGCAAGCAGCCATCATTCAACGGCTTGGTGGATCGCAAAGCCTTTGCTGCCTTTGTGCGCACCGGCATCAGCCGGGCGACAGTGTTCAACATCAATCTGCCAGAGGAAGGTCTCGTTCCGGTGATCATTCGGGAAGTCCAAACCCACCCGGTTCGGGGGTCTATTGAACATCTTGATTTCTTCCGGGTGGCACTGGATGAACCGGTCAAGACGCCGGTGCCGCTTCGGTTGCAGGGTGAGCCGTTGGGTGTTCGGCAAGGTGCGGTGCTGCAACGCGGGGTGCGCACGCTGACCATCAAGTGCTTGACTTCCCGATTGCCCAAGGAAATTGTGGTTGATATTGCCGACTTGAAGATTGGTGGCCGGATTTATGCCCGTGATATTCCGCTTCCAGACGGCGCGCAGCTTTTGTCTCCCGCGACACAGCTTGTGGCGTCGTTGGTCGGGACGCGCGCTTCGGCGGAAGCGACGGCGGCCGCGGCCAGTGAAGCTCCGAAGAAAGGCAAGAAGTAG
- the ispE gene encoding 4-(cytidine 5'-diphospho)-2-C-methyl-D-erythritol kinase, whose amino-acid sequence MPALFPSFAKVNLSLEVIGRRSDGYHELRTVFQTIELHDLLEIEVTADPSIALTCDDPTLTCDDQNLVVRAARLLQSTAGVTHGARIHLQKRIPMQAGLGGGSSNAAVTLLALEQLWGAALSVATRQRLAAQLGADVPFFLVGGTALGLGRGDRITPLPDANLPTIVVVNPKVAIPTGPVFRGLQAELTDELTIHTLTACSPDNINWLAAGNDLEAVVFRAFPLVREVRDRLRALGAHLARMSGSGSTVFGLFEDAAAGEAARQICLEAGWLAWTSPALGRETYARRIGVTGSYPPS is encoded by the coding sequence ATGCCGGCTCTGTTCCCGTCTTTTGCCAAAGTCAACCTGTCCCTTGAAGTCATCGGGCGGCGCTCCGACGGCTATCACGAGCTACGGACGGTTTTTCAAACCATCGAGCTACATGACCTGTTGGAAATCGAAGTCACGGCGGACCCTTCGATTGCGCTCACCTGCGACGATCCGACGCTGACCTGTGATGACCAAAATCTGGTGGTGCGCGCGGCGCGGTTGTTGCAATCCACTGCCGGCGTTACCCACGGGGCGCGTATCCACCTTCAAAAACGTATTCCCATGCAAGCCGGACTCGGCGGTGGCAGCAGCAACGCCGCCGTCACGCTCCTGGCCTTGGAGCAGCTCTGGGGGGCTGCGCTGTCGGTAGCCACCCGCCAGCGCCTGGCCGCGCAGCTTGGGGCTGACGTGCCATTCTTTCTGGTTGGCGGGACGGCCCTTGGGCTGGGGCGCGGCGACCGCATCACGCCGCTCCCAGACGCCAATCTTCCCACCATCGTCGTCGTGAACCCCAAGGTGGCGATACCAACCGGCCCGGTCTTCCGCGGCTTACAAGCAGAGTTGACAGATGAGCTAACTATCCATACACTGACCGCTTGCTCGCCAGACAACATCAATTGGTTGGCGGCAGGCAATGACCTCGAAGCGGTCGTCTTTCGCGCTTTTCCACTGGTTCGGGAAGTGCGCGACCGGCTCCGTGCGCTGGGTGCGCATCTGGCGCGGATGTCAGGCAGCGGTAGCACGGTTTTTGGTCTCTTCGAGGATGCGGCGGCTGGTGAAGCCGCGCGGCAGATTTGCTTGGAGGCTGGGTGGCTCGCTTGGACTTCGCCCGCGCTTGGTCGAGAAACGTATGCTCGACGGATTGGGGTGACTGGAAGCTATCCACCTTCGTAA
- the rpsF gene encoding 30S ribosomal protein S6, translated as MNTKLDRLYEVMFVLDPDLAEEETDKIVEALSGQISGQGGVVNKVEKIGRQRLAYMIRKGSRKFYEGFYVLLHVNGTGREIAETERRLRVLDPVIRFLTVRVDEDLKRAQKIKARRDSRLQARAARRASESNGAEPEGEE; from the coding sequence GTGAATACGAAGCTTGATCGTTTGTATGAAGTCATGTTTGTGCTTGACCCTGATCTGGCAGAGGAAGAAACCGACAAGATTGTCGAGGCGCTTTCCGGCCAGATCAGCGGACAGGGCGGTGTGGTCAATAAGGTAGAAAAGATCGGTCGTCAGCGGCTGGCTTACATGATTCGTAAGGGAAGCCGTAAGTTTTACGAAGGCTTTTACGTGCTGCTCCATGTCAACGGCACGGGGCGCGAAATTGCTGAAACGGAACGGCGGCTGCGCGTGCTCGATCCGGTCATTCGCTTTTTGACCGTACGGGTGGATGAAGACCTCAAGCGCGCCCAGAAAATCAAGGCACGGCGTGATAGCCGCCTGCAAGCGCGGGCGGCACGGCGCGCATCGGAAAGCAACGGCGCTGAACCAGAAGGCGAAGAGTAG
- the purS gene encoding phosphoribosylformylglycinamidine synthase subunit PurS has translation MKATVHVTLKPGVLDPQGQTIQQASEAIGFTRIAEVRQGKFFEVELSDGDDPAAARAELERFAREVLSNPVIEDYRIEFLSA, from the coding sequence ATGAAAGCGACCGTGCATGTGACGCTCAAGCCAGGGGTTTTGGACCCACAGGGCCAAACCATTCAGCAGGCGAGTGAGGCTATTGGCTTCACTCGCATTGCGGAGGTGCGCCAGGGGAAGTTCTTTGAGGTAGAACTGTCCGACGGCGATGATCCGGCCGCGGCGCGTGCCGAGTTGGAGCGCTTTGCGCGTGAGGTGCTGTCTAATCCGGTGATCGAGGACTACCGCATCGAATTCCTGAGTGCCTAG
- a CDS encoding ribose-phosphate diphosphokinase: MRVFCGNANRPLAEEICRYLGIQIGDANTTRFSDGEFNYQINENVRGADVFIVQPTCPPVDSHVVELLIMLDAFRRSSAERITAVIPYFGYARKDRKDRPRVPISAKVMANIITTAGATRVLTMDLHAGQIQGFFDIPVDHLYAAPVLLDYFAKKMLDNLVVVAPDAGGVERARAYAKRLDADLALADKRRDKEQANTVEVMNIVGNVKGRPALIVDDMVDTAGSLTQVAQAIADQGATSVYACCTHAVLSGPALERIAQSPIEELVVTNTIPHPNLPLAKIRVLSVAGLLAEAIRSIHTATSVSRLFV, translated from the coding sequence ATGCGCGTGTTCTGCGGCAACGCCAATCGTCCCCTGGCGGAAGAAATTTGTCGCTACCTTGGCATTCAAATTGGCGATGCCAACACGACGCGCTTCAGTGACGGCGAGTTCAATTATCAGATTAATGAAAACGTCCGTGGGGCGGATGTCTTCATTGTTCAGCCGACCTGTCCGCCGGTAGATAGCCACGTTGTCGAACTACTGATCATGCTCGATGCCTTTCGGCGTTCCTCGGCTGAACGCATCACGGCCGTCATTCCATACTTTGGCTACGCCCGCAAGGACCGGAAAGACCGCCCGCGAGTGCCCATTTCGGCCAAAGTGATGGCGAATATCATCACCACCGCCGGGGCAACGCGAGTGTTGACCATGGACCTGCACGCTGGGCAGATTCAGGGGTTTTTTGATATTCCGGTGGATCACCTCTACGCCGCTCCGGTGCTGCTCGATTACTTCGCCAAGAAAATGCTGGATAACCTAGTTGTCGTCGCGCCTGACGCCGGCGGCGTCGAACGCGCGCGGGCCTATGCCAAGCGCCTGGATGCTGATCTCGCCCTGGCTGACAAGCGCCGCGACAAAGAGCAGGCCAACACGGTTGAGGTGATGAACATCGTCGGGAACGTCAAGGGCCGGCCGGCCCTCATCGTGGACGATATGGTGGATACGGCTGGGTCGTTGACACAGGTGGCGCAGGCGATTGCCGATCAGGGCGCAACGTCCGTTTACGCCTGTTGTACCCATGCGGTGCTTTCTGGTCCGGCGCTCGAACGCATCGCACAGTCGCCGATTGAGGAACTCGTTGTCACCAACACCATTCCGCATCCCAACCTGCCGCTGGCCAAGATTCGGGTCTTGAGCGTGGCCGGGCTGCTTGCGGAAGCCATTCGTTCGATTCACACGGCAACGTCGGTCAGTCGTCTTTTTGTATGA
- the pth gene encoding aminoacyl-tRNA hydrolase has translation MKCVVGLGNPGAPYALTRHNIGFLVVDTLAERAGKPVKLLECEALTGRMTVGPESVLLVKPQTFMNASGQAVAPLCAKYGVNPQQDLLAIVDDVALPFGRLRLRGKGSAGGHNGLKSLAAKLKTENYARLRIGIGPEHPVRNLADFVLGNFSAAERAALPELTTRAADAVEAWVQQGIEPAMARFNA, from the coding sequence GTGAAGTGCGTGGTGGGACTCGGCAATCCGGGCGCGCCCTATGCGCTGACGCGCCACAACATCGGCTTCTTGGTGGTAGATACCCTGGCCGAGCGCGCCGGCAAGCCGGTTAAGCTGCTTGAGTGTGAAGCGTTGACAGGGCGTATGACCGTCGGGCCTGAGTCGGTTTTGCTCGTCAAGCCCCAGACCTTCATGAACGCTTCCGGTCAAGCCGTTGCGCCGTTGTGCGCCAAGTATGGCGTCAACCCACAGCAGGATTTACTTGCCATCGTGGACGATGTGGCGCTGCCGTTTGGTCGTTTGCGCTTGCGCGGCAAGGGCAGCGCCGGTGGACACAATGGTTTGAAGTCGCTGGCGGCAAAGCTCAAAACCGAGAACTATGCCCGCCTGCGGATTGGCATCGGGCCGGAGCATCCGGTTCGCAACTTGGCAGATTTCGTGCTTGGCAATTTTTCGGCGGCGGAGCGCGCCGCCTTGCCTGAACTAACGACCCGCGCTGCTGACGCCGTTGAGGCCTGGGTTCAGCAGGGCATCGAGCCAGCCATGGCGCGGTTTAATGCCTGA